A window of bacterium genomic DNA:
GTGCTGCTGGATTACGCCGGGCGGATGCAGCCGGCCGCCCTGGCCCATATCGTGCGCCTGCAGCCCTATTTTCCGGGTGACTACATGGTCCTCGACCGGGCCAGTGTGGCGAACCTGGAGCTGGTGAGCAATTTCTCGGGCGGACGGGGCGGCACCCTGCTCGAAACTCTTGACCGCACGCTGACCGCCATGGGCGCGCGCACCCTGCGGCGCTGGGTGCTGGAGCCGCTGCAGGATTTCCCCCAGATCGAGAAGCGCCTGGACCGCGTGGCAGCTTTCCACAGCGACAGCGCCCTACGCCGCGGTGTCCGCGACCTGCTGGCCGAGGTGGCCGACATCGAGCGCCTGGTGGGGCGTATCTCCAGCCAGCGCGCCGGGCCGCGCGAGCTGGCCTCGCTGGCCGCCTCGCTCGGACGGATCCCGGAGCTCAAGGCCGGCCTCGCGGACAGCGGCAACCCGGCCCTGGCTGGACTGGGCGAATCTCTACGGGAGTATCCGCAGCTCGTGGCTGAGATCGGCCGCGCCCTGAGTGATGACCTGCCGGCGTTGCTGGCGGACGGCAACGTGATCCGGGCGGGCTACAACGCCGGACTGGATGAGCTGCGCAGCTTTCAGACAGAGGGCAAGGACTGGCTCGTGCGCCTGGAGGCGGACCAGCGCGCGCGCAGCGGGATCGGCAACCTGAAAGTCAAGTACAACCGGGTGTTCGGCTATTTTATCGAGGTGACCCGTAGCAACCTGCACCTGGTCCCGGCGGACTACATCCGCAAGCAGACAATCTCCGGGGGCGAGCGTTTCATCACCCCGGAGCTCAAGGAGTACGAAAACAAGGTGCTGGGGGCGGAGGAGAAAATCGCCGCCTTGGAGTACGACCTGTTCTGCGCTCTGCGCGAGCACGCGGCCACGTTCAGCGCCGAGCTGCAGGAAACCGCCGCGGCCCTGGCCTGCCTGGATGTAGCCGCCGCGCTGGCCGAGGTGGCCGCGGACCTGGGCTATGTGCGTCCGTCCATGGTGGAGGGCGACCGGATTTTTATCCGCGAGGGCCGTCACCCGGTGGTCGAGCGCATGGTGCAGGGGCACAAGTTCGTGCCCAACGATATCGAGCTGGACAACCGCGAGAACCAGATCATAGTCCTCACCGGCCCCAACATGGCGGGCAAGAGCACCCTTCTGCGCCAGGTGGGGCTGATCGTGCTCCTGGCCCATGTCGGCAGCTTCGTCCCGGCGGCCGAGGCGGCAGTCTGCCGCGTGGACCGCATTTTCACCCGCGTGGGGGCGAGCGACAACCTGGCCCGCGGCCAGAGCACGTTCATGGTGGAGATGAACGAGACCGCCAATATCCTGAACAACGCCAGCCCCGCGAGCCTGATCCTGCTGGATGAGATCGGCCGGGGCACCAGCACGTTCGACGGTCTGTCAATCGCCTGGTCGGTGACGGAATATCTGCACGAGCAGCCCTCGCGCGCGGCCAAGACAATTTTCGCCACACATTATCACGAGTTGACCGAGCTGGAGAGCCTTCTGCCACGGGTGAAAAACTTCAACGTGATGGTCAAGGATTACGGCGAGCGGGTGATATTCCTGCACAAGATACAGCGCGGCGGGTCGGACCGCAGCTATGGGATACAGGTGGCGCGTCTGGCCGGAATCCCGCAGACCGTGCTCGAGCGGGCGCGCGAGGTGCTGGCCAATCTGGAGGGCGGCGAGTTCAGCGCCGGGCACGTGCCGCGCCTGGCCAGCGGCAGTCACGCCCCGCGTGCGCAGCGGCGCGACCTGGACCAGCTCAGCCTGTTCGCCGCCGCGCCCGGGCCGCCGAACCCAGCCGTGGAGCGGCTCAAAGACCTGGACCCCGACAGCCTGACGCCCATAGAGGCGCTCAAAATATTGTACGAGCTTAAGAAGGACGTCGACAAATGAGCTACCGCATC
This region includes:
- the mutS gene encoding DNA mismatch repair protein MutS, with the translated sequence MADETPLMQQYQRIKAEHQGEILLFRMGDFYEMFSEDAKLGSKILGLTLTSRNNGAAGRVPLAGVPVKAVEGYIARLVAAGCKVAICEQMEDPKKAKIIVKRQVTEVLTPGTVMTENLLEATSNSFLACAQRAGERAALAWLDLTTGEFFLASLPLARLGDELRRIGPREILLEGVNGLPEGPRGAQANVPLLEAACEKPGGLGCPCTWLEDWRFDRATCVEGLKKHFGVATFNGFGIEDDDPALVSAGVLLDYAGRMQPAALAHIVRLQPYFPGDYMVLDRASVANLELVSNFSGGRGGTLLETLDRTLTAMGARTLRRWVLEPLQDFPQIEKRLDRVAAFHSDSALRRGVRDLLAEVADIERLVGRISSQRAGPRELASLAASLGRIPELKAGLADSGNPALAGLGESLREYPQLVAEIGRALSDDLPALLADGNVIRAGYNAGLDELRSFQTEGKDWLVRLEADQRARSGIGNLKVKYNRVFGYFIEVTRSNLHLVPADYIRKQTISGGERFITPELKEYENKVLGAEEKIAALEYDLFCALREHAATFSAELQETAAALACLDVAAALAEVAADLGYVRPSMVEGDRIFIREGRHPVVERMVQGHKFVPNDIELDNRENQIIVLTGPNMAGKSTLLRQVGLIVLLAHVGSFVPAAEAAVCRVDRIFTRVGASDNLARGQSTFMVEMNETANILNNASPASLILLDEIGRGTSTFDGLSIAWSVTEYLHEQPSRAAKTIFATHYHELTELESLLPRVKNFNVMVKDYGERVIFLHKIQRGGSDRSYGIQVARLAGIPQTVLERAREVLANLEGGEFSAGHVPRLASGSHAPRAQRRDLDQLSLFAAAPGPPNPAVERLKDLDPDSLTPIEALKILYELKKDVDK